TTGGGGGTACCCTGCACAAAACTACCCGGTGTGAGCATATCCTCGTTATACTCAATAATCTGGTTCAGGAACTTGCCGTTCTCCTCCATTCCGCTTACCTGGGTGCCTATGATAATGCCATCGGGCTGTACGGCATCTGCAAGCAGCGGCAGGGCGGCTCCCGAGCCGATGCGGGTACTTTTACTCATCCGGCGTAAAGCATTGCCTTTAAACTGCGGATAAGCAGGCTCAATGGCATACAGCTTGTTTTCAACCGAAGGGCGAAGCGTTTCAATGTCGATATTATCCCCAAAGGTTTGCTGGGGCGAAATACAGGTGGTTTTGTGGATATACAACTTCATCATTAAGCTTTTGAAAAAATTAATGATGTACAATTCCCGCCAAAACCAAACGAATTACTCATTACATGTTTTATAGTGCCGGTGTTGTAAGCCTGCACGGGCTCAAGGCCAATATCAGTTATCGGTTCATTAAAATTCAAATTAGGGTATAGTTCCTGTCTGTCGATATTCAGAATGCTGTACACCGCCTCGATAGCGCTGGCTGCACCAAGCGTATGCCCTGTAAAGCCTTTGGTAGATGCAAAACCGGGCAGGGTGTTAAACAGGCGCAGCATAGCGCGGCTTTCAACCTCGTCGTTATTCTCGGTGCCGGTGCCGTGGGCATTTATAAAGTCGATATCTGCTGGTTTTAACCCGGCATTATCCAATGCATTTTTCATAGCCAGGTACGGGCCATCGCCCTCCGGGGATAACGAAGATGGATGATAGGCATCATTGGCATTTCCATAACCGCTCACCTTGGCATAAATCTTTTTTCCTGTCGCATCGGCCTCTTTCTCTAATACTAAAAATGCTGCGCCTTCACCTAAATTAAGGCCTTTACGGTTTTGATCGAAAGGGGCACAAGGTTCATCCGAAAGAATCCGCAGGGCGTTAAAACCATTAACCGTGAATTTGGCCAGGCTATCGGCCCCGCCTACAATTACACGATTTGCCAGTCCGTTCTTAATCAGCCTGCAACCGTACATAATAGCATTTGCTGATGACGAGCATGCCGTATTCAGGGTATTAATTACTCCGGTTATCCCATAACGCGTTTGTATGAATAGGTTTACCGATGCATAATCGTATGATTTTACGTATTCAATATGTTCGGCATCGCCATGGGTATTGGCGTATAACTCGTCGGTAAGGCACATGCCACCTACGGTTGTAGCACCCACAAGCGCGGTATCGGCGGCCGTTAATTCATTTTGGGTTAACCGGGCATCGGCAATAGCTTCATTAAACGCCTGCAAGGCAAGCAGGGTAGTGCGGGTAACGCCCGGTTCTGTTACGCCAAGTTTTGTTTTTAATTCCTGAGTGCCGGTCAATACTTCGCCGAAAGGCAGAAGTCCCGAATAGCGCGAAGGGAAATTGCCCCCTCCCTTAATAATTCCGGTTTTGCCCTGTACCAATGCAGTATGATTTTCAGCTACCGAGTGGCCAATAGCGCTGATCACTCCAATCCCGGTTACTACAATCCTGTCCAATTTTTATCCGTGTTTATTTTTGACCGTTTTGCTCAATATACCTTGCCATGGTGTTCACGTCTACAAGTACCTTGCGGCCTTCCTTAGGGTCTTGAATGTTGATGCCGTACTCGCGTTTTAACAGTACTATAAGTTCCAGTGAATCGATGGAATCAAGCCCCAGGCCATCGCCAAACAATGGCTCATCGTCTTTAATGTCTGCCGGGGTAAGATCAGTTAAATTCAGGAACTGAATGATCTGAACTTTTAACTTCTCTTTTAGTTCTGTAGTTTCCATTTGGTATCTATATTAAATTCTTTCTTTTTAAACCAATAAATGTTAGCGCCTGGAATACAAATGTAATTCCAACCAACGGAATAATGCTGATAACAACATCCTTTAATCCCGCGCCCTCTAAAAATAAGCCATAATAGGCTTCAATACACCAATGCAATGGCGATAATGAGCTTATTGTTTTTAATGCCCCCGGCATGGCAAATGAAGGCACCATAAGGCCGCCAATAGCCGATAGTATCACTATGGATACCGCTCCAAAGCCGTTTGCCTGCTCCTGCGTATGAGCAAACACGCCCACACAAATGGCGTAACTTACCGCGCAATAGCCAACGGCAACTGTTACCAATATCAAACCAAAGATATCTGCCGGTAAGTTTAACGCGGGCAAATTAATATACGGAAAAAACCATAATCCCAACGAAAAAATTACCATAGCCTGGAACAAGGTGACGCACAGATAGGTGATCTGCTTAGATAACAGGCCTACAGCAAAATTAGTAGGCAATGTTTTTAAACGGATAAAGCTGCCGCTAACCTTTTCCCTCACCACACTGCCACTTAACGACATGATGATAAAAAACATGGCGAATATAGTCCAGGCGGGTACATTGTGCTGGGTGGCGTTTGGTGCGGTTATGCTGCCGCCCTTTGATACCGGCACCTGTTTTATTTCGGCCTTACCGTTCAGCATTTCCTGTTCCAGCTTCTCGGGCATCTCCTTTTCGTTTATAGCAAAATAGAGTGTGCGCAGTGTTTCCCGGCTTTCCACAATCTGTAAGGCGCTGGTTAAGGCTCCGTTTACCGAAAAGCGGATAGACTCGGGTATGGAAGGATTGTAATGTAAGATCAATGGCGTAGGTGCTGTCAGCGTTTCTTCTTTAGCTGAGTCGGCCTGCAGGCCAAAACTTTTTAATGCTTTGTTGGATGATGATTTGGCTTTTGCCTCAATCTTTGCCGAAAAATCGGGCGGAATAGTAATGGCCAGCATGGCGTCGGCGTTATGCATGGCATCGCCCATTTGCTGCTCGTTTAATTTTGATTCTGCCTGCACCACTTTAAACATGCCAATTTTGCTGATGGTGGTTGTGAGTTGTTTGCTTAGCTTACCGGCATCATTATTAGAAACCACTACGGTGAGCTTGTTTTTGT
The genomic region above belongs to Mucilaginibacter sp. KACC 22773 and contains:
- a CDS encoding beta-ketoacyl-[acyl-carrier-protein] synthase family protein; translated protein: MDRIVVTGIGVISAIGHSVAENHTALVQGKTGIIKGGGNFPSRYSGLLPFGEVLTGTQELKTKLGVTEPGVTRTTLLALQAFNEAIADARLTQNELTAADTALVGATTVGGMCLTDELYANTHGDAEHIEYVKSYDYASVNLFIQTRYGITGVINTLNTACSSSANAIMYGCRLIKNGLANRVIVGGADSLAKFTVNGFNALRILSDEPCAPFDQNRKGLNLGEGAAFLVLEKEADATGKKIYAKVSGYGNANDAYHPSSLSPEGDGPYLAMKNALDNAGLKPADIDFINAHGTGTENNDEVESRAMLRLFNTLPGFASTKGFTGHTLGAASAIEAVYSILNIDRQELYPNLNFNEPITDIGLEPVQAYNTGTIKHVMSNSFGFGGNCTSLIFSKA
- a CDS encoding phosphopantetheine-binding protein, which produces METTELKEKLKVQIIQFLNLTDLTPADIKDDEPLFGDGLGLDSIDSLELIVLLKREYGINIQDPKEGRKVLVDVNTMARYIEQNGQK
- a CDS encoding ABC transporter permease: MFKLWASIVKDVRILLRDKVGISLMFIMPVILVIVVTLIQNSTFQLMNKNKLTVVVSNNDAGKLSKQLTTTISKIGMFKVVQAESKLNEQQMGDAMHNADAMLAITIPPDFSAKIEAKAKSSSNKALKSFGLQADSAKEETLTAPTPLILHYNPSIPESIRFSVNGALTSALQIVESRETLRTLYFAINEKEMPEKLEQEMLNGKAEIKQVPVSKGGSITAPNATQHNVPAWTIFAMFFIIMSLSGSVVREKVSGSFIRLKTLPTNFAVGLLSKQITYLCVTLFQAMVIFSLGLWFFPYINLPALNLPADIFGLILVTVAVGYCAVSYAICVGVFAHTQEQANGFGAVSIVILSAIGGLMVPSFAMPGALKTISSLSPLHWCIEAYYGLFLEGAGLKDVVISIIPLVGITFVFQALTFIGLKRKNLI